A single region of the Ahaetulla prasina isolate Xishuangbanna chromosome 13, ASM2864084v1, whole genome shotgun sequence genome encodes:
- the LOC131184870 gene encoding cytochrome P450 1A5-like yields MWILASISATEVLIGLAVFCLLFLVLQTFQKRIPQGPKRIPGPWGYPLIGNMLEVGTNVHLSLSQMSKTYGDVMLIHIGTMPVLVLSGLETIKEALVRHGEDFKGRPDLYIFRHVTDGQSMSFSTDSGPVWYARRKLAQHALKTFASSPSLTSFSTCLLEDHVSKEAHRLMAKLQEVMRAKNRLDPHLYLMVAVANVVLAMCFGKRYDYDDEELLNIVTNSEEFAESTGSGSLATFIPVLQYLPNSKVKKFKNYNQQFTRFLQKNVQEHYESFRKDHIRDITDSLIEESQKQKADAKVKTQLPAEKIVNLVNDIFGAGFSTVSTGLSWSLMYLITYPEIQKKIQEEIDVTIGRERKPRLSDRSLLPYTEAFILEVFRHSTFVPFTLPHCTTRDTIFKGYFIPKDLCIFINQWQVNHDENHWKDPSAFIPERFLSADGKEINTDEREKVLIFGLGKRRCIGEPIARWELFLFLATLLQELEFSVPDGVTVNMTPVYGLSLRHERCEHVQVKQRLPNKMN; encoded by the exons ATGTGGATCCTGGCATCAATTTCGGCTACTGAGGTCCTGATTGGCCTGGCTGTTTTCTGCCTGCTCTTCCTtgtcctccagaccttccagaaACGGATCCCCCAGGGCCCCAAAAGGATCCCTGGACCATGGGGCTACCCCTTGATTGGCAACATGCTGGAGGTGGGCACCAACGTCCACCTCAGTCTGAGTCAAATGAGCAAGACCTACGGAGATGTCATGTTGATCCACATCGGGACAATGCCAGTCTTGGTGCTGAGTGGGCTGGAGACCATCAAGGAAGCTCTCGTGAGACACGGAGAAGACTTCAAGGGACGTCCCGACCTCTACATCTTCCGCCATGTGACCGATGGACAGAGCATGTCTTTCAGCACGGATTCTGGACCGGTGTGGTATGCTCGTCGTAAGCTGGCTCAACACGCCCTGAAAACCTTCGCTTCTTCACCCAGCCTCACCTCCTTCTCCACCTGCCTCTTGGAAGACCACGTCTCCAAGGAGGCCCACCGCCTGATGGCTAAGCTCCAGGAGGTCATGCGTGCAAAGAACCGCCTGGATCCCCATCTCTACTTGATGGTCGCCGTGGCCAACGTAGTGTTGGCCATGTGTTTCGGCAAGCGTTACGACTACGATGACGAAGAACTTCTCAACATCGTGACCAACAGCGAAGAGTTTGCGGAATCCACAGGCTCGGGAAGTCTAGCCACCTTCATCCCTGTCCTTCAGTATCTTCCCAACAGCAAAGTGAAAAAGTTTAAGAACTACAACCAGCAATTTACTCGTTTCCTGCAGAAGAACGTGCAAGAGCATTATGAGAGCTTCAGGAAG GATCACATCCGCGATATCACCGATTCTCTGATCGAGGAAAGCCAAAAACAGAAAGCGGACGCCAAAGTGAAAACTCAGCTCCCCGCTGAAAAAATTGTGAATCTGGTGAATGATATTTTTGGGGCAG GTTTCAGCACAGTATCCACCGGCTTGTCCTGGTCCCTTATGTATCTCATCACTTATCCCGAAATTCAGAAAAAGATCCAGGAAGAAATAG ATGTCACAATCGGCCGGGAACGGAAGCCGCGATTGTCCGATCGCTCCCTGCTCCCTTACACGGAAGCTTTTATCCTGGAAGTCTTCAGACACTCTACCTTCGTGCCGTTCACGCTTCCCCACTG caccACGAGAGATACCATCTTCAAGGGCTACTTCATTCCTAAGGACCTCTGCATCTTTATCAACCAGTGGCAAGTCAACCATGACGA AAATCATTGGAAAGACCCCTCTGCCTTCATTCCCGAACGTTTTCTCAGCGCCGACGGGAAAGAAATCAACACGGACGAACGGGAGAAAGTCCTGATATTCGGCTTGGGGAAACGGCGATGCATCGGCGAGCCCATCGCTCGGTGGGAGCTCTTCCTTTTCTTGGCTACTTTGCTACAAGAGCTGGAGTTCAGCGTTCCTGACGGAGTGACCGTAAACATGACCCCTGTCTACGGCCTCTCCCTGAGGCATGAGCGATGCGAGCACGTCCAAGTGAAACAACGTTTGCCTAATAAGATGAACTAA